One Equus asinus isolate D_3611 breed Donkey chromosome 26, EquAss-T2T_v2, whole genome shotgun sequence genomic window carries:
- the DYRK1B gene encoding dual specificity tyrosine-phosphorylation-regulated kinase 1B isoform X6: MAVPPGHGPFSGFPGPQEHTQVLPDVRLLPRRLPLAFRDATSAPLRKLSVDLIKTYKHINEVYYAKKKRRAQQAPPQDSSTKKEKKVLNHGYDDDNHDYIVRSGERWLERYEIDSLIGKGSFGQVVKAYDHQTQELVAIKIIKNKKAFLNQAQIELRLLELMNRHDTEMKYYIVHLKRHFMFRNHLCLVFELLSYNLYDLLRNTHFRGVSLNLTRKLAQQLCTALLFLATPELSIIHCDLKPENILLCNPKRSAIKIVDFGSSCQLGQRIYQYIQSRFYRSPEVLLGTPYDLAIDMWSLGCILVEMHTGEPLFSGSNEVDQMSRIVEVLGIPPAPMLDQAPKARKYFERLPGGGWTLRRTKELRKDLVLRMLEYEPAARISPLGALQHGFFRRTADEATNTGPAGSSASTSPAPLDTCPSSSTASSISSSGGSSGSSSDNRTYRYSNRYCGGPGPPITDCEMNSPQVPASQPLRPWAGGDVPHKTHQAPASASSLPGAGAQLPPQPRCLGRPPSPTSPPPPELMDVSLVGGPPDCSPPHPAPAPQHPAASALRTRMTGGRPPLPPPDDPATLGPRLGLRGVPQSTAASS, from the exons ATGGCCGTCCCACCAGGCCATGGTCCCTTCTCTGGCTTCCCGGGGCCCCAGGAGCACACGCAG GTATTGCCTGATGTGCGGCTGCTGCCGCGGAGGCTGCCCCTGGCCTTCCGGGACGCGACCTCGGCCCCACTGCGCAAGCTCTCCGTGGACCTCATCAAGACCTACAAGCACATCAATGAG GTATACTACGCAAAGAAGAAGCGGCGGGCCCAACAGGCACCGCCTCAGGACTCGAGcaccaagaaggagaagaaggtcCTGAACCACGGCTATGACGACGACAACCACGACTACATCGTGCGCAGTGGCGAGCGCTGGCTGGAGCGCTATGAGATTGACTCACTCATTGGCAAAGGCTCCTTCGGCCAG GTGGTGAAAGCCTATGATCACCAGACCCAGGAGCTGGTGGCCATCAAGATCATCAAGAACAAAAAGGCCTTCCTGAACCAGGCCCAGATCGAGCTGCGGCTGCTGGAGCTGATGAACCGGCACGACACGGAGATGAAGTACTACATAG TGCACCTGAAGCGGCACTTCATGTTCCGGAACCACCTGTGCCTGGTGTTCGAGCTGCTCTCTTACAACCTGTACGACCTCCTGCGCAACACGCACTTCCGCGGCGTGTCGCTGAACCTGACGCGGAAGCTGGCGCAGCAGCTCTGCACGGCGCTGCTCTTCCTGGCCACGCCCGAGCTCAGCATCATCCACTGCGACCTCAAGCCCGAGAACATCCTGCTCTGCAACCCCAAGCGGAGCGCCATCAAGATCGTGGACTTCGGCAGCTCCTGCCAGCTCGGCCAGCGG atCTACCAGTACATCCAGAGCCGCTTCTACCGGTCGCCTGAGGTGCTCCTGGGCACACCCTATGACCTGGCCATCGACATGTGGTCCCTGGGCTGCATCCTAGTGGAGATGCACACTGGAGAGCCCCTCTTCAGTGGCTCCAATGAG GTGGACCAGATGAGCCGGATTGTGGAGGTGCTGGGCATCCCACCAGCCCCCATGCTGGACCAGGCGCCCAAGGCTCGCAAGTACTTTGAACGGCTACCTGGGGGTGGCTGGACCCTACGAAGGACAAAGGAACTCAGGAAG GACCTGGTGCTGCGCATGCTGGAGTATGAGCCCGCTGCCCGCATCAGCCCTCTGGGGGCTCTGCAGCACGGCTTCTTCCGCCGCACGGCTGATGAGGCCACCAACACGGGCCCGGCAGGCAGCAGTGCCTCCACCTCGCCCGCGCCCCTCGAcacctgcccctcctccagcacCGCCAGCTCCATCTCCAGCTCTG GAGGCTCCAGCGGCTCCTCCAGTGACAACCGGACCTACCGCTACAGTAACCGATACTGTGGGGGCCCTGGGCCCCCCATCACTGACTGTGAGATGAACAGCCCCCag GTCCCAGCCTCCCAGCCGCTGCGCCCCTGGGCAGGAGGTGACGTGCCCCACAAGACGCATCAGGCCCCTGCCTCCGCCTCCTCACTGCCCGGGGCCGGGGCCCAGTTACCCCCCCAACCCCGATGCCTTGGCCGTCCCCCATCACCAacctcaccaccacccccagaGCTGATGGATGTGAGCCTGGTGGGCGGCCCTCCGGACTGCTCCCCGCCTCACCCAGCACCTGCCCCTCAGCACCCGGCTGCCTCAGCCCTCCGGACTCGGATGACAGGAGGTCgtccacccctcccaccccctgaTGACCCTGCCACTCTGGGGCCTCGCTTGGGCCTCCGTGGTGTACCCCAGAGCACGGCAGCCAGCTCAtga
- the DYRK1B gene encoding dual specificity tyrosine-phosphorylation-regulated kinase 1B isoform X5 encodes MAVPPGHGPFSGFPGPQEHTQVLPDVRLLPRRLPLAFRDATSAPLRKLSVDLIKTYKHINEVYYAKKKRRAQQAPPQDSSTKKEKKVLNHGYDDDNHDYIVRSGERWLERYEIDSLIGKGSFGQVVKAYDHQTQELVAIKIIKNKKAFLNQAQIELRLLELMNRHDTEMKYYIVHLKRHFMFRNHLCLVFELLSYNLYDLLRNTHFRGVSLNLTRKLAQQLCTALLFLATPELSIIHCDLKPENILLCNPKRSAIKIVDFGSSCQLGQRIYQYIQSRFYRSPEVLLGTPYDLAIDMWSLGCILVEMHTGEPLFSGSNEVDQMSRIVEVLGIPPAPMLDQAPKARKYFERLPGGGWTLRRTKELRKDYQGPGTRRLQEDLVLRMLEYEPAARISPLGALQHGFFRRTADEATNTGPAGSSASTSPAPLDTCPSSSTASSISSSGGSSGSSSDNRTYRYSNRYCGGPGPPITDCEMNSPQVPASQPLRPWAGGDVPHKTHQAPASASSLPGAGAQLPPQPRCLGRPPSPTSPPPPELMDVSLVGGPPDCSPPHPAPAPQHPAASALRTRMTGGRPPLPPPDDPATLGPRLGLRGVPQSTAASS; translated from the exons ATGGCCGTCCCACCAGGCCATGGTCCCTTCTCTGGCTTCCCGGGGCCCCAGGAGCACACGCAG GTATTGCCTGATGTGCGGCTGCTGCCGCGGAGGCTGCCCCTGGCCTTCCGGGACGCGACCTCGGCCCCACTGCGCAAGCTCTCCGTGGACCTCATCAAGACCTACAAGCACATCAATGAG GTATACTACGCAAAGAAGAAGCGGCGGGCCCAACAGGCACCGCCTCAGGACTCGAGcaccaagaaggagaagaaggtcCTGAACCACGGCTATGACGACGACAACCACGACTACATCGTGCGCAGTGGCGAGCGCTGGCTGGAGCGCTATGAGATTGACTCACTCATTGGCAAAGGCTCCTTCGGCCAG GTGGTGAAAGCCTATGATCACCAGACCCAGGAGCTGGTGGCCATCAAGATCATCAAGAACAAAAAGGCCTTCCTGAACCAGGCCCAGATCGAGCTGCGGCTGCTGGAGCTGATGAACCGGCACGACACGGAGATGAAGTACTACATAG TGCACCTGAAGCGGCACTTCATGTTCCGGAACCACCTGTGCCTGGTGTTCGAGCTGCTCTCTTACAACCTGTACGACCTCCTGCGCAACACGCACTTCCGCGGCGTGTCGCTGAACCTGACGCGGAAGCTGGCGCAGCAGCTCTGCACGGCGCTGCTCTTCCTGGCCACGCCCGAGCTCAGCATCATCCACTGCGACCTCAAGCCCGAGAACATCCTGCTCTGCAACCCCAAGCGGAGCGCCATCAAGATCGTGGACTTCGGCAGCTCCTGCCAGCTCGGCCAGCGG atCTACCAGTACATCCAGAGCCGCTTCTACCGGTCGCCTGAGGTGCTCCTGGGCACACCCTATGACCTGGCCATCGACATGTGGTCCCTGGGCTGCATCCTAGTGGAGATGCACACTGGAGAGCCCCTCTTCAGTGGCTCCAATGAG GTGGACCAGATGAGCCGGATTGTGGAGGTGCTGGGCATCCCACCAGCCCCCATGCTGGACCAGGCGCCCAAGGCTCGCAAGTACTTTGAACGGCTACCTGGGGGTGGCTGGACCCTACGAAGGACAAAGGAACTCAGGAAG gaTTACCAGGGCCCCGGGACACGGCGGCTGCAGGAG GACCTGGTGCTGCGCATGCTGGAGTATGAGCCCGCTGCCCGCATCAGCCCTCTGGGGGCTCTGCAGCACGGCTTCTTCCGCCGCACGGCTGATGAGGCCACCAACACGGGCCCGGCAGGCAGCAGTGCCTCCACCTCGCCCGCGCCCCTCGAcacctgcccctcctccagcacCGCCAGCTCCATCTCCAGCTCTG GAGGCTCCAGCGGCTCCTCCAGTGACAACCGGACCTACCGCTACAGTAACCGATACTGTGGGGGCCCTGGGCCCCCCATCACTGACTGTGAGATGAACAGCCCCCag GTCCCAGCCTCCCAGCCGCTGCGCCCCTGGGCAGGAGGTGACGTGCCCCACAAGACGCATCAGGCCCCTGCCTCCGCCTCCTCACTGCCCGGGGCCGGGGCCCAGTTACCCCCCCAACCCCGATGCCTTGGCCGTCCCCCATCACCAacctcaccaccacccccagaGCTGATGGATGTGAGCCTGGTGGGCGGCCCTCCGGACTGCTCCCCGCCTCACCCAGCACCTGCCCCTCAGCACCCGGCTGCCTCAGCCCTCCGGACTCGGATGACAGGAGGTCgtccacccctcccaccccctgaTGACCCTGCCACTCTGGGGCCTCGCTTGGGCCTCCGTGGTGTACCCCAGAGCACGGCAGCCAGCTCAtga
- the DYRK1B gene encoding dual specificity tyrosine-phosphorylation-regulated kinase 1B isoform X2 yields the protein MLAARPPHWGPHRAPAPRGPRASPDPGLSGGGSRGAGCEKAPPGRAPAPGLAPLRPSEPTMAVPPGHGPFSGFPGPQEHTQVLPDVRLLPRRLPLAFRDATSAPLRKLSVDLIKTYKHINEVYYAKKKRRAQQAPPQDSSTKKEKKVLNHGYDDDNHDYIVRSGERWLERYEIDSLIGKGSFGQVVKAYDHQTQELVAIKIIKNKKAFLNQAQIELRLLELMNRHDTEMKYYIVHLKRHFMFRNHLCLVFELLSYNLYDLLRNTHFRGVSLNLTRKLAQQLCTALLFLATPELSIIHCDLKPENILLCNPKRSAIKIVDFGSSCQLGQRIYQYIQSRFYRSPEVLLGTPYDLAIDMWSLGCILVEMHTGEPLFSGSNEVDQMSRIVEVLGIPPAPMLDQAPKARKYFERLPGGGWTLRRTKELRKDYQGPGTRRLQEDLVLRMLEYEPAARISPLGALQHGFFRRTADEATNTGPAGSSASTSPAPLDTCPSSSTASSISSSGGSSGSSSDNRTYRYSNRYCGGPGPPITDCEMNSPQVPASQPLRPWAGGDVPHKTHQAPASASSLPGAGAQLPPQPRCLGRPPSPTSPPPPELMDVSLVGGPPDCSPPHPAPAPQHPAASALRTRMTGGRPPLPPPDDPATLGPRLGLRGVPQSTAASS from the exons ATGCTGGCCGCTCGCCCACCCCACTGGGGGCCCCACCGCGCCCCAGCCCCCCGTGGGCCCCGCGCCAGCCCTGACCCGG GTCTCAGCGGCGGTGGCAGCCGAGGTGCAGGATGCGAGAAGGCGCCCCCCGGCCGGGCTCCCGCTCCAGGCCTCGCTCCCTTGCGGCCCTCTGAGCCCACCATGGCCGTCCCACCAGGCCATGGTCCCTTCTCTGGCTTCCCGGGGCCCCAGGAGCACACGCAG GTATTGCCTGATGTGCGGCTGCTGCCGCGGAGGCTGCCCCTGGCCTTCCGGGACGCGACCTCGGCCCCACTGCGCAAGCTCTCCGTGGACCTCATCAAGACCTACAAGCACATCAATGAG GTATACTACGCAAAGAAGAAGCGGCGGGCCCAACAGGCACCGCCTCAGGACTCGAGcaccaagaaggagaagaaggtcCTGAACCACGGCTATGACGACGACAACCACGACTACATCGTGCGCAGTGGCGAGCGCTGGCTGGAGCGCTATGAGATTGACTCACTCATTGGCAAAGGCTCCTTCGGCCAG GTGGTGAAAGCCTATGATCACCAGACCCAGGAGCTGGTGGCCATCAAGATCATCAAGAACAAAAAGGCCTTCCTGAACCAGGCCCAGATCGAGCTGCGGCTGCTGGAGCTGATGAACCGGCACGACACGGAGATGAAGTACTACATAG TGCACCTGAAGCGGCACTTCATGTTCCGGAACCACCTGTGCCTGGTGTTCGAGCTGCTCTCTTACAACCTGTACGACCTCCTGCGCAACACGCACTTCCGCGGCGTGTCGCTGAACCTGACGCGGAAGCTGGCGCAGCAGCTCTGCACGGCGCTGCTCTTCCTGGCCACGCCCGAGCTCAGCATCATCCACTGCGACCTCAAGCCCGAGAACATCCTGCTCTGCAACCCCAAGCGGAGCGCCATCAAGATCGTGGACTTCGGCAGCTCCTGCCAGCTCGGCCAGCGG atCTACCAGTACATCCAGAGCCGCTTCTACCGGTCGCCTGAGGTGCTCCTGGGCACACCCTATGACCTGGCCATCGACATGTGGTCCCTGGGCTGCATCCTAGTGGAGATGCACACTGGAGAGCCCCTCTTCAGTGGCTCCAATGAG GTGGACCAGATGAGCCGGATTGTGGAGGTGCTGGGCATCCCACCAGCCCCCATGCTGGACCAGGCGCCCAAGGCTCGCAAGTACTTTGAACGGCTACCTGGGGGTGGCTGGACCCTACGAAGGACAAAGGAACTCAGGAAG gaTTACCAGGGCCCCGGGACACGGCGGCTGCAGGAG GACCTGGTGCTGCGCATGCTGGAGTATGAGCCCGCTGCCCGCATCAGCCCTCTGGGGGCTCTGCAGCACGGCTTCTTCCGCCGCACGGCTGATGAGGCCACCAACACGGGCCCGGCAGGCAGCAGTGCCTCCACCTCGCCCGCGCCCCTCGAcacctgcccctcctccagcacCGCCAGCTCCATCTCCAGCTCTG GAGGCTCCAGCGGCTCCTCCAGTGACAACCGGACCTACCGCTACAGTAACCGATACTGTGGGGGCCCTGGGCCCCCCATCACTGACTGTGAGATGAACAGCCCCCag GTCCCAGCCTCCCAGCCGCTGCGCCCCTGGGCAGGAGGTGACGTGCCCCACAAGACGCATCAGGCCCCTGCCTCCGCCTCCTCACTGCCCGGGGCCGGGGCCCAGTTACCCCCCCAACCCCGATGCCTTGGCCGTCCCCCATCACCAacctcaccaccacccccagaGCTGATGGATGTGAGCCTGGTGGGCGGCCCTCCGGACTGCTCCCCGCCTCACCCAGCACCTGCCCCTCAGCACCCGGCTGCCTCAGCCCTCCGGACTCGGATGACAGGAGGTCgtccacccctcccaccccctgaTGACCCTGCCACTCTGGGGCCTCGCTTGGGCCTCCGTGGTGTACCCCAGAGCACGGCAGCCAGCTCAtga
- the DYRK1B gene encoding dual specificity tyrosine-phosphorylation-regulated kinase 1B isoform X3, with protein sequence MLAARPPHWGPHRAPAPRGPRASPDPGLSGGGSRGAGCEKAPPGRAPAPGLAPLRPSEPTMAVPPGHGPFSGFPGPQEHTQVLPDVRLLPRRLPLAFRDATSAPLRKLSVDLIKTYKHINEVYYAKKKRRAQQAPPQDSSTKKEKKVLNHGYDDDNHDYIVRSGERWLERYEIDSLIGKGSFGQVVKAYDHQTQELVAIKIIKNKKAFLNQAQIELRLLELMNRHDTEMKYYIVHLKRHFMFRNHLCLVFELLSYNLYDLLRNTHFRGVSLNLTRKLAQQLCTALLFLATPELSIIHCDLKPENILLCNPKRSAIKIVDFGSSCQLGQRIYQYIQSRFYRSPEVLLGTPYDLAIDMWSLGCILVEMHTGEPLFSGSNEVDQMSRIVEVLGIPPAPMLDQAPKARKYFERLPGGGWTLRRTKELRKDLVLRMLEYEPAARISPLGALQHGFFRRTADEATNTGPAGSSASTSPAPLDTCPSSSTASSISSSGGSSGSSSDNRTYRYSNRYCGGPGPPITDCEMNSPQVPASQPLRPWAGGDVPHKTHQAPASASSLPGAGAQLPPQPRCLGRPPSPTSPPPPELMDVSLVGGPPDCSPPHPAPAPQHPAASALRTRMTGGRPPLPPPDDPATLGPRLGLRGVPQSTAASS encoded by the exons ATGCTGGCCGCTCGCCCACCCCACTGGGGGCCCCACCGCGCCCCAGCCCCCCGTGGGCCCCGCGCCAGCCCTGACCCGG GTCTCAGCGGCGGTGGCAGCCGAGGTGCAGGATGCGAGAAGGCGCCCCCCGGCCGGGCTCCCGCTCCAGGCCTCGCTCCCTTGCGGCCCTCTGAGCCCACCATGGCCGTCCCACCAGGCCATGGTCCCTTCTCTGGCTTCCCGGGGCCCCAGGAGCACACGCAG GTATTGCCTGATGTGCGGCTGCTGCCGCGGAGGCTGCCCCTGGCCTTCCGGGACGCGACCTCGGCCCCACTGCGCAAGCTCTCCGTGGACCTCATCAAGACCTACAAGCACATCAATGAG GTATACTACGCAAAGAAGAAGCGGCGGGCCCAACAGGCACCGCCTCAGGACTCGAGcaccaagaaggagaagaaggtcCTGAACCACGGCTATGACGACGACAACCACGACTACATCGTGCGCAGTGGCGAGCGCTGGCTGGAGCGCTATGAGATTGACTCACTCATTGGCAAAGGCTCCTTCGGCCAG GTGGTGAAAGCCTATGATCACCAGACCCAGGAGCTGGTGGCCATCAAGATCATCAAGAACAAAAAGGCCTTCCTGAACCAGGCCCAGATCGAGCTGCGGCTGCTGGAGCTGATGAACCGGCACGACACGGAGATGAAGTACTACATAG TGCACCTGAAGCGGCACTTCATGTTCCGGAACCACCTGTGCCTGGTGTTCGAGCTGCTCTCTTACAACCTGTACGACCTCCTGCGCAACACGCACTTCCGCGGCGTGTCGCTGAACCTGACGCGGAAGCTGGCGCAGCAGCTCTGCACGGCGCTGCTCTTCCTGGCCACGCCCGAGCTCAGCATCATCCACTGCGACCTCAAGCCCGAGAACATCCTGCTCTGCAACCCCAAGCGGAGCGCCATCAAGATCGTGGACTTCGGCAGCTCCTGCCAGCTCGGCCAGCGG atCTACCAGTACATCCAGAGCCGCTTCTACCGGTCGCCTGAGGTGCTCCTGGGCACACCCTATGACCTGGCCATCGACATGTGGTCCCTGGGCTGCATCCTAGTGGAGATGCACACTGGAGAGCCCCTCTTCAGTGGCTCCAATGAG GTGGACCAGATGAGCCGGATTGTGGAGGTGCTGGGCATCCCACCAGCCCCCATGCTGGACCAGGCGCCCAAGGCTCGCAAGTACTTTGAACGGCTACCTGGGGGTGGCTGGACCCTACGAAGGACAAAGGAACTCAGGAAG GACCTGGTGCTGCGCATGCTGGAGTATGAGCCCGCTGCCCGCATCAGCCCTCTGGGGGCTCTGCAGCACGGCTTCTTCCGCCGCACGGCTGATGAGGCCACCAACACGGGCCCGGCAGGCAGCAGTGCCTCCACCTCGCCCGCGCCCCTCGAcacctgcccctcctccagcacCGCCAGCTCCATCTCCAGCTCTG GAGGCTCCAGCGGCTCCTCCAGTGACAACCGGACCTACCGCTACAGTAACCGATACTGTGGGGGCCCTGGGCCCCCCATCACTGACTGTGAGATGAACAGCCCCCag GTCCCAGCCTCCCAGCCGCTGCGCCCCTGGGCAGGAGGTGACGTGCCCCACAAGACGCATCAGGCCCCTGCCTCCGCCTCCTCACTGCCCGGGGCCGGGGCCCAGTTACCCCCCCAACCCCGATGCCTTGGCCGTCCCCCATCACCAacctcaccaccacccccagaGCTGATGGATGTGAGCCTGGTGGGCGGCCCTCCGGACTGCTCCCCGCCTCACCCAGCACCTGCCCCTCAGCACCCGGCTGCCTCAGCCCTCCGGACTCGGATGACAGGAGGTCgtccacccctcccaccccctgaTGACCCTGCCACTCTGGGGCCTCGCTTGGGCCTCCGTGGTGTACCCCAGAGCACGGCAGCCAGCTCAtga
- the DYRK1B gene encoding dual specificity tyrosine-phosphorylation-regulated kinase 1B isoform X4, translated as MAVPPGHGPFSGFPGPQEHTQVLPDVRLLPRRLPLAFRDATSAPLRKLSVDLIKTYKHINEVYYAKKKRRAQQAPPQDSSTKKEKKVLNHGYDDDNHDYIVRSGERWLERYEIDSLIGKGSFGQVVKAYDHQTQELVAIKIIKNKKAFLNQAQIELRLLELMNRHDTEMKYYIVHLKRHFMFRNHLCLVFELLSYNLYDLLRNTHFRGVSLNLTRKLAQQLCTALLFLATPELSIIHCDLKPENILLCNPKRSAIKIVDFGSSCQLGQRIYQYIQSRFYRSPEVLLGTPYDLAIDMWSLGCILVEMHTGEPLFSGSNEVDQMSRIVEVLGIPPAPMLDQAPKARKYFERLPGGGWTLRRTKELRKDYQGPGTRRLQEVLGVQTGGPGGRRAGEPGHSPADYLRFQDLVLRMLEYEPAARISPLGALQHGFFRRTADEATNTGPAGSSASTSPAPLDTCPSSSTASSISSSGGSSGSSSDNRTYRYSNRYCGGPGPPITDCEMNSPQVPASQPLRPWAGGDVPHKTHQAPASASSLPGAGAQLPPQPRCLGRPPSPTSPPPPELMDVSLVGGPPDCSPPHPAPAPQHPAASALRTRMTGGRPPLPPPDDPATLGPRLGLRGVPQSTAASS; from the exons ATGGCCGTCCCACCAGGCCATGGTCCCTTCTCTGGCTTCCCGGGGCCCCAGGAGCACACGCAG GTATTGCCTGATGTGCGGCTGCTGCCGCGGAGGCTGCCCCTGGCCTTCCGGGACGCGACCTCGGCCCCACTGCGCAAGCTCTCCGTGGACCTCATCAAGACCTACAAGCACATCAATGAG GTATACTACGCAAAGAAGAAGCGGCGGGCCCAACAGGCACCGCCTCAGGACTCGAGcaccaagaaggagaagaaggtcCTGAACCACGGCTATGACGACGACAACCACGACTACATCGTGCGCAGTGGCGAGCGCTGGCTGGAGCGCTATGAGATTGACTCACTCATTGGCAAAGGCTCCTTCGGCCAG GTGGTGAAAGCCTATGATCACCAGACCCAGGAGCTGGTGGCCATCAAGATCATCAAGAACAAAAAGGCCTTCCTGAACCAGGCCCAGATCGAGCTGCGGCTGCTGGAGCTGATGAACCGGCACGACACGGAGATGAAGTACTACATAG TGCACCTGAAGCGGCACTTCATGTTCCGGAACCACCTGTGCCTGGTGTTCGAGCTGCTCTCTTACAACCTGTACGACCTCCTGCGCAACACGCACTTCCGCGGCGTGTCGCTGAACCTGACGCGGAAGCTGGCGCAGCAGCTCTGCACGGCGCTGCTCTTCCTGGCCACGCCCGAGCTCAGCATCATCCACTGCGACCTCAAGCCCGAGAACATCCTGCTCTGCAACCCCAAGCGGAGCGCCATCAAGATCGTGGACTTCGGCAGCTCCTGCCAGCTCGGCCAGCGG atCTACCAGTACATCCAGAGCCGCTTCTACCGGTCGCCTGAGGTGCTCCTGGGCACACCCTATGACCTGGCCATCGACATGTGGTCCCTGGGCTGCATCCTAGTGGAGATGCACACTGGAGAGCCCCTCTTCAGTGGCTCCAATGAG GTGGACCAGATGAGCCGGATTGTGGAGGTGCTGGGCATCCCACCAGCCCCCATGCTGGACCAGGCGCCCAAGGCTCGCAAGTACTTTGAACGGCTACCTGGGGGTGGCTGGACCCTACGAAGGACAAAGGAACTCAGGAAG gaTTACCAGGGCCCCGGGACACGGCGGCTGCAGGAGGTGCTGGGCGTGCAGACGGGCGGGCCCGGGGGCCGGCGGGCGGGGGAGCCGGGCCACAGCCCCGCCGACTACCTCCGCTTCCAGGACCTGGTGCTGCGCATGCTGGAGTATGAGCCCGCTGCCCGCATCAGCCCTCTGGGGGCTCTGCAGCACGGCTTCTTCCGCCGCACGGCTGATGAGGCCACCAACACGGGCCCGGCAGGCAGCAGTGCCTCCACCTCGCCCGCGCCCCTCGAcacctgcccctcctccagcacCGCCAGCTCCATCTCCAGCTCTG GAGGCTCCAGCGGCTCCTCCAGTGACAACCGGACCTACCGCTACAGTAACCGATACTGTGGGGGCCCTGGGCCCCCCATCACTGACTGTGAGATGAACAGCCCCCag GTCCCAGCCTCCCAGCCGCTGCGCCCCTGGGCAGGAGGTGACGTGCCCCACAAGACGCATCAGGCCCCTGCCTCCGCCTCCTCACTGCCCGGGGCCGGGGCCCAGTTACCCCCCCAACCCCGATGCCTTGGCCGTCCCCCATCACCAacctcaccaccacccccagaGCTGATGGATGTGAGCCTGGTGGGCGGCCCTCCGGACTGCTCCCCGCCTCACCCAGCACCTGCCCCTCAGCACCCGGCTGCCTCAGCCCTCCGGACTCGGATGACAGGAGGTCgtccacccctcccaccccctgaTGACCCTGCCACTCTGGGGCCTCGCTTGGGCCTCCGTGGTGTACCCCAGAGCACGGCAGCCAGCTCAtga